From the genome of Capra hircus breed San Clemente chromosome 21, ASM170441v1, whole genome shotgun sequence:
TTTTTCAGTTCCCGTTTTCTAATAAGAGCATTCTTCAGAGCTATGGGGTTAAATTCTAAGCTACAATCCACTGCTTACTAGCATGCCTGTTTTGCATACCAGCAGAATCAAGTCCAGTTTTGCCATTTGTGGGTAACTATGACAAGATACAAAAGCATGTGTTTGCCATAAATAGCTCTGGCTAACAGCAAACTGCTCACACTGAACAGATCAAATTCTCTATAAGGAGAGCCGCCTGGACCACAGCCAAATTCCACTACTAATCTTTAAGACTGctatataaacttttttttttttaatttgtgaaatATATTAAGAAATAGTAGCTGAAATTAAAGTTCCTAAACAGGAGAAGTACTATTAAACTTTTGAAGGacaacattttataaattattttcattatgaccAACTAGGCAATAAGAGCTTCCTGTTTCTTCCACAGGTCAACTACTTAGAAATGTAAacgtgaattaaaaaaaataactatgcTAATTTATCCAAAGAACTAATCAGATACTGAAGAGTATTTATGTCAAAGTGCAAAAAATAATTCCTGATCACCATATTGATacataaggaaataaataaagcttATAAAAGTATACctctgtaataatattttatattagctttaggatattttttaaaccaaataaaatcaacaaactggaaaatatcaTGCAAGAATGTCGtacaaaaaaattcttaaatgacCAGTGTAGAAATTAATAATATCTGTTTAGCCTAGGAGTTGCTTCACATGGTATTTTGCAAAATGTCCAAGGAAAACAAGGCAACCGTTCTGTAATATGCCACAATTTTTATTGCAACGTGGCCATTTTTGTGAGGGTGGGGAGTTTGATCTCAAAAACAATGTTCCATTTAAGGCTCTTTTATACAGAAATTGCCATCATGACTGATACTCAAAATATCTTTAGTGTTGCAACACTTACATGGTAAACATAAAACTACATGTATTCAGTAGTGTACACtcaatgggggaaaaaaggcatTAATAATAGCTATTTCTTTTAAGAAGATACACAGGTAAAAggaatgaacactgaggtactaGGATAAGCTGATGACACAGTTAACACAACTTAATTGGCATTCCTTTTCTGGTGGGGGATTAAGTTTATTacaaaaaaagtgtttttaatgCATAGTGTTATATCCGTGCTGCCATGTCACAAAAAAATAGGCTTGCCAAGGCAGGTGAGGTGTATGAATGCTCAAGCCTCACAGAACTGCAATCAAGTGCAACTATCAGTAATACTGAATAAAGTTTACCATCTCACCAGTGGATAATACTTTGAAGGCATTCAATTAGCTTAACCCTTTGTAGTATTCTAAGCTATTCACATTGACAATCACAATTAACTGTAGTGTTTGCTGCAAAGGAGGCATATACCCAGTTGTTTTGGCTAAAATATGATGGGAAGGCATTCCTTGGGTTCTACATAATAGTAACAGTATTAAACAGTCTAATGGCAATCACTGGTAGGCTGCTTACATGAATGATATTTCCTTCATTCACTGTTTTGGAACGACccagtgggaaaagaaaaaaaaaacaaaacctaataCTATTCCAATTGACTGAGCTGGAGAAATGGAAGCTCCTTAAGATCCAGATGGCACTTGACTGATTTATAAGGGTTTTCCTTCAAGTGAAACTACTACATTGCCTCCCAATTTCTCTCCAAGTGTGGAACGGTCCTTTATGTCATCCAAGCCATTTACTTGCCACTCATGTTTTatacctaaaaacaaaaaaatattatcCAATTACTTTATTATAATTAAGAAGGAGCAATTCTTCTGCACAAAATAGTCAATGCTTGTAcctgtaaatttctttttaatggcatcTTTAGAGCTAGCATATATCATCTTGCTTTTTAAAGGCGCACTTTCAGGAGccctacaggggaaaaaaaaaaattgttgaatcctatttaaaagaaaaacaaaggcaaaactgACTATGTTAATAATAATCCTtgcattttaaaagtacttttttcttttgtttttacacACCAGAATATAAATACTAGGTCTTCTTTCTTAGACTCTTTTGTTTCGTATGTGGCATCGTACAAAGCATATCGGCAATCATTCAGAGGTAGCAACTTCACAAAAGATGTGTAGGGGTCCTCTACAGTATCACCAATGTCACCCACCAAGATCTGCTTTGCTTCCTCTACAATTATTTGTCTTTTGTCATCGCTTAAACAGAAGAgaactgctttctttctttttttgatctcCTCTTGTGTAGAAGATTTCCTTACTTTCATATCATTAAAAACTTTGATGACTTCATCATTCACTGTAACTCCAGAAGCCTGAAAgtaaagaaaggacagaaattcaGAACAAGTAATTCGGTTTTAACCAAAATTACTGTTTGCTCGAGAGGATTCACTTTAGTCTGGACATCAAAAGTTGCATCATACCATGCAAGCCGTCTAATCAGATTTGCCACATTTTAAGTATCAGTATATGATGTACCTAAGGGTTCTAACTCATCCTGCTTCattcatccttttttaaaaaggtgtgtGGAGGTTGAAGCAAGTGGAAGGTAGACGGAAAGGGACAAATACAGGCTGTCCCATCCCTGAAATGTTTCCTATTTCACTGGGTGATGTCAGAGCTTCAGGAGCAGCAGCAAAAATACCTTCTGTATTGTGTCAACCCGGCAGGCCTTAAAAAAACACTTTTGGATTTCAGTTAATGCttctactatttttttctttaaagtcatCCTAGCCAGTGCCGTTTCCTCATAAGGAAAGAGAATCAAGTGTGAACACCAAACCGCCCACGGCTACAACATAATTGACTCACAGCTCAAATGCAGGCACTTCAAAACTAACGGATCGCGTGTAAAAAGCTTTTTACGGCGAGAAAGCATTTTCAAGAGTTTTCCCACCTCCTTAATCTCCCCCTAAGGGTTTTATGACAGGCCCTCAAGACGCTCAGCCTTCAGCGAGGGGTTTTTACCGCACATACCGAATTGAGAGCGCGCGTGGGAATAAAAtaaggaagcgaagggcaaaggCGGCTAGCTGGGTGGGATGGCGGGCAACAGCTCGGCGGACCCTCCCGCGCCCCCGGCCTCCGCCCGCCCGGCTCAGGCCTCGAACCTCCGCGTGTCGCCCCCTGCCcgggccctccccgcccccaggaaTCCGAAGAGCGGCCCCGCCGGGCCTGACGGCGAGAGGGCAAGCCCGCCGGGTGGAAAGAGAGCAGCGGGGCCGCACCGCAGGAATGCCCACCTTGGAGGCCGAAATCAGGTTAAAATGGCGGCCTCAGGTCCAGGGCCCCGCGGAGCCGCGCGGGAGGCTGCACTCGCCACTCCTCGGCCCCCTGGGCCCCCCGACCCCGCGAACCCCGGCCGGCGCGCCCGCCTTACCATAGTGCCCGCGGCTGAGGCTGCGGCGGCGGCTCGGGCTCCGGCGGTGGCTCGGGCTCCGGCGGTGTGGCGCTGCGAGGAGAAGGAGGGGCAGGCGGGCGGCGGCGAGTGCGGGGCACGCCGGGAGTGCGGCCcgagaggcggcggcggcggctcgggGGGCTGCGGCGCGGGCGGGGCGGTCACGTGGGCACGCCCCGGGCCTGCCCTCCCGCTGGCCGGCCCGCCTCACCCCCGCGCGTCCTCGGCCTGACCCCGCGCGCGCTCGGCAGGCCCCCGCGGGCTGTGCATCCGCGGTGGGAGCCGCGGGCCTTGGCGGAGAGGTCTCCAACCCCGGGGCACCATCTGTCCGGTCCAGCCGGCTCCCGGGAGGGCGTTTCCACCCTGCCTCCCGAGCGCCAGGCCGCTACTCCCCGGGTTGGGCGCGTGTGAGGCGAACGGCTCACTGGGTGTCTTTTATTCGTTTGTGGTTTCCATTGGATGCCTACGTTGTGGGTCTTTATGGAAAACCCCTGTCAGAAATGGCGAAAATTATTTAGATCTCCTTCCATCAATTCAGTGAGAACAAACACTGTGGGGCGGAGGTTAAACCTAGACAACTGAATTACTcagcaaaaagaaaatgataaacagAGGTGGGAAATCACTTTCTAAAAGACTATGGTTGAAATAATAATGGAGAATTGGGGGAAATATTAATAACATCCTTTAgtaatattcttttatatattattagGTTTAGTAGGATTGTACTCTCTGCTAATAGTCTTTTCCTCATGAGGCCCCTACCTTTGACAGCTGGCATCAAATAAGTGGACCCAAGAATAGAGATTCCTCCCTCTTTTTGGCGATCACAACCTTTTCTAGCAAAACCCATATGACTGACCCAAGGCTCTTCTCTGACTAAACCTTTTTGATACTTACTACAAGTATCCATTGCATTTATCATAGAAAAAAATTGTCACCGTATACTTTGAGGAAATTTTACATGTAGATTTAATACTTTATGAGTTTATAGTGAAAGTGTTTAAATGAAACACTTTATGTGGTTATGTTTAATACAAGGAAAAATCAATAAAGTTTTTCATTCATGAGTTTTGGGGCTAATTTATATCACCTTTTCTCCTGAACATTCATCATTTCCACCttactttcttcatttgtaaaattggcaaaatgaatttaaaactcTGATTAATTGAACTTATTTTCAAGTGAAGAAGACTTGCTCTAAAAAAGTAGAATTGTTGATGACTAAAACTGTTGGAAACAAAATAGTCCAGATAAGCTTCAAAGTGAGCTAAGCCAGAAGTGCAGGGTAAGAACTAGGAGTTGAGAAACTAGTATGAATCTTAGCACTGCCCCATCTCTATAAATTGGAAGGACTTTCAACCTCTGCAGACCTTCTTCATCTGTATTATAAgctgtggtggttgtttagtcactgtctgactcttttgcaaccttacgggctgtagcctgccaggctcctctgtccatgggattttccaggcaagaatactggagtggatttccgtttctttcaggggatcttcccgacccagggattaaacctaggtcttctgcattgcaggctgattctttaccactgaaccacctggaaagccattgtgattatctttgaAGTCCTTTTCGGCTTTAAAACTCAGTTTCCTAGAGTGCCAGTGTTTCGCAGGAAATGTTGTGTGTGTTCTTAGGATTAAGTAAATTTAGGGATGGAAAATCATAATGAGGAGGGTTATTCcctagaatctgcctgtaatgcgggagacctaagttcgatccctgggtagggaagatcccctggagaaaaaaatgggaacccactccagtattcttgcctggagaattctatggacagatgaacctggcaggctacagtccatggggttgcaaagagtgggacttaacacacacatacaggtaCTCAATAGATGATAAAATAACAACGTTAAGATGCTTTAGTActagaaagagaacaaaaaggaAGCACCTCCAGACTGTGAGACCTTTCTACATGCCCTTGTAAGGCCAGCTCTTAGGACGTAGAAACCAGTAACAACTCTTCACACCTGTTATTTATAACCAGAAATTACCGCTGCTTGCTAGAGAGACAGCATTACCAAGCATTGCTGCATGAGTTTTGGCCCCTATGTGGTGGAGGGATCTGAGTGTCAGACATCACGTGTGtcagtttcctgtggctgcctAACAAGCTACCAcattttagtggcttaaaacaacacaaatttattcttATAGTTCTGAGAGGCAGAAGTGAGAGATGACTCATGGGACTAAAAGCAGCACTTCGTTGCTTTTGAGGCTGTAGGAGGAAAATCTGTGTCCTTGCCTTTTCTAGTTTCTGGAGGCTGCCCACATTCCTTCGTTTGTGGCCCCCAGAAAGCAGTACCATCCCTCGCACCTCTGCTTCTGTCATGGCATCCCTGATTccctctctcctgcttcctcttacACCACTAAGAACCACTGTGATTACTTTGGATCCACTGGACAATTTAGGATAATCTCTCATCTCAAAAATCATTTACTGAATCACATCCACAAAGCCTATGTAGGGTAACATACTCACAGGACAGGGACATCTTTGGGAGGCCGTTATTCTGCCTACCACGCCACATCTGTTCTCTTTAGCCATCTCAAGCCCAAAGAAAAGATTAACAGGTGGGACAGAAGGACCCTAAACAATACTGTGTGCATGCAGGCTAAGTtgtttcagtggtgtccaactctttgcgaccccatggctctTCTGTtgctgggattccccaggcaagaatactggaatgggttgccatgcccttccttctccaggggatcttcctgacccagggattgaacccacatcccttatgtctctgtattggcaggcggggtctttaccactagtgccaccaaaaCTCGAATGTTCCATTTGCGGGATCACACATGGGTGACAGCTGCAGAAAATCATAGGAACTACGTGAGGGTAACCTCAAAGAGGATGGATCTGAAAGGAATCTCTGCTCTGACACGGCAGTGGTGTAACCCTGGGCCATTTACTTAACTGCTCCACAGCTGTTTCCTCACGTGTGAAATGGGGATTATGTTACAACCTCCCTCTCAGGGTTGTGGTGAGGATCAAGTGAAATAGTGTATGTAAAGCTCCTTCCAGTACAGAAAAAGGAACCCTGGGGCTATTACCCCCAGTACAGAGTGAAAGGGAGAGCATGACATTTCCAACACAGAGGAAGCAGTCATGAAGCAATCCCAAACCTCACTGTTATTGATTTGTAAGGCTCAGCTAAAGTTTGTTTGCTGAAGATTTCTTAGAAGATTGGGAAAGTGAACACCCCTTAATGCATATTCTCCCACGAAGCAGACAATATGGTTCCTGTGGCATGTAAAAGCTCAGAATCGTttttcaggtctttttttttcctttttttttttttttaaagatttatttattttaactggaggctaattactttacaatattgtagtggtttttgccatacattgacatgaatcagccatgggtgtacatgtgttccccatcctcaacccttctcccacttccctccccatcccatcaagTCTTAACTGAAGGGATGCATCCAGAGGATTAGGTAGATACATTCTTTTCGAGCCCCACTCCCTGTCAAGACACATCATATTCAGCTCCCACAGCCACTTCCTGACAAAGACAAATGTAAACGTAAAGATGCTCATCACTTCCAAATGTACCTTTCCACCCACATGCCTGCTTCATCTGACATCTTCATAACCCATGCCTGAGCTAAAAGACCAGTCAGGAGGCAAATCAttcatttttctaaatccaaATTTGAGCTTAGAACTAGAAAATAAACATAGTGGGAAATGTGTGTTGGAGTCTGATCTCTGTGACTCACTCCCTCATCCACGAAATTCATTTTGGGTCTTCCATGTCTCATCTTTAGTTCTTTCTAATTTGGGAAAATGCCCTCACACTAAAAGAACTTAGCATCTGTCCAGGAAAGAGATGATGAGGTACAGGGTAGCAGCAGTGAAATGCACTAAGTAGTGAAATGTAGTTTAAAATGGTCTCAAACTCTAAATTTATAAATGCTAGTTTCCATTTATTTACTCACAAGCACATTTATCAGATCCACCTATCAGTTATTTCTAATATTGATTGAATTCATGATAATAAGTAGCAACTAGTTATCTAAATTATACAAACCATACAAAAACAGCATCTGAGAAAAGAAACTGGCTTGTAATTTATTTAAGGCGCAGAGCCTTTGTTTAGATTACTTTATTACAAAAGTTGTGGATTTTTATATTCTAGAGAATCATGCAGAAATGTAATACAGAAAAAATGTAATATACCTACACTGTATGTTAACAGATATGAATAAAAGTAGGCAAGAGATCAAAAACCAAATTAAGAATGAGAAGAGTCtgttcatttcatttattcattcattcccttaCATCATTTACTGAGAATTTCTGCCAGGGTAAAGAATACAAAGGTAAGAATAACAAAATTCCTGCTTTGAAGAAAATAAGTTCTTCAAGAAAGCCAGTATATGGAACAATCCAATGCATGCTCCAATGGGGTACATACAAGATGCTTTGGAAACACAGAAGAGGACCATCAGCTCAGTTTGGATCAAGTTAGGTCTGAAGGGACCAGTGGAAGTTGACTAGGCAGATAGAGACAGGACCTTCAAAGCAGAGGGAACTGAACGTACAAAGCCTCAGTAGCACCTATGTAAAGCACAAGAAACCCCAAGTTGTTAGCTACGGCTGGAGCCTATGCCCTTGGCAGAGAATGAAGATAGAATGGTAGGAAGTACTAGCTCTTGTGAACCTTGTATACAAGTCCACAGTCAGAAATgtattctgcaggagatcagggaGGTAATAAAGATTTTTCagcagtgttttctttttaaaataacagctaTGTTGACATATTATTcagataccataaaattcaccactTTAAAGTGCACTAACATTCAGTGTTTATTAGTGTATTCACAGTTGttcaaccatcaccacagtctaATATTAGAACATTTTAATTATGCCCCAAAAGAAAAATGCCATATACATTGGGTGTTATAAGAAACCTAATAGGTTTGtagacttctattttttttttttaaagagtttcatAGTTCTAGCTTCAGGAATAGGTCTTTGATtaattttgagatttcttttttagtATGTGGAAGTAgggggtccaacttcattcttttgcatgtggatatacaGTTGTCTCAGAACCATTTGTTGAAAGATTATTCTTTTCCtcaaatttgccttttaaatgCTGTTACAGGTATGCTGGCAATCGCATTGTAAAATGCTGTCAATTTTTAGATTTCTAATTACTTGCTGATGAATTTAACCGACTATAAGAGAGGAATTTCCCTTGTATTTCACAACTAGTTACTTTTGTGTCTGAAAATCGATTCCTTAATAAGCACGTCAGTAGGAatgtagtttgttttcttttctttttttttttttaagtattgagtctctactatgtgccaggaaatgTGCTAGGCGCTGAGTAtaagatgaccaaaatagacacaGTCCCTTGCCTTCATGGATCTTGTAGTCTGGTGAGAAAGTATCCAGGGACCCTGATATATTAACAGATTAGAGAAACTGAGGAAGGTTTCTCTGGTTGAAGAGTCCCGTAAACAAAACCACAGCATGAAAAAAAGACTGAGCAAGGAAGGAGCCTGCCttttgcgtgctcagtcgctcagtcatgtcctcctccTTGCCACCCCACGGGCAGGAGCCCGCCAGGCCACCCTTTTCTTTCCACgggtttccccaggcaagaatactggagtgggttgccatttccttctccagggcttaaccttggccgggggcgggggcgagggGGAACGCCAGTGATACTAAAGTGCTCCGGAGAAGAAGAGAAGTACAGGATGAAGCTGAAGAAGTGGTCAGGGCCAGTGAATGGACCTATAAACCGTTTGCCAAACTCTCAGGGGCGCCGCAGATGCTTTAAATTTTATGGGAAACATAGCGCCATCTGTCGGACACAAAGGGAACTACTAAATCATTCGGTTTTATAATTTCAGATACCTCTACAGTTCCATCTGAGAGGTTCTCCGCAGTTGGTGTGATAAAGAGCAAGTCCGTCGAGAAAATCAGTGTGGAGCCAGAAATGAGGGTGATTGTGTCCAACATGATTCCAAGATTTGAGAACTTATGCAGTATCCAGCTGGTGCAAAGCTGCTAAAACATAAACATTGTTTGGATGTAGCTACTTAATAAACAGAACTGTTAGGTATTTCTTCTGGCCCACGAGTGCTGTGAAGAAATCTTTACTATACCAAGGGCACTGTAAACAGAGATTTGGGAGCCTCTACTATTAAGGATTTTGGAGTTTTATTCTAAATATTACAGGCAATTATTAAAAGGTTTGAAATGGGGAGAGTGAGCTGGAGGCTTTGATGTTTTCTACTgaagtgatatttttaaaaatttagacatTTTACGTAAGTGATTTTGCTTTCAATTACTTGTTTAATTACAAAAATGTCTTTAGATTTAGCTCTAATTAAGAACGCCAGTGTTTTCCTCCCTAAGAGAAAGGTTTGCCCCAAGGTTAGAGACCAATCAAGAACCCAAGCAGAAGTGAGCTTCTTTTATTGACTTAAAATTGTTTCTCCTTCCACAAACTGTCAACAGAAAGGTGGAGAGGGGCAGGACCCAGTACTCTGATGACTCTTGGTTCACTTGAGGTTGTAAAGAATGGAATAGAAATCTAAACATGGATCATGCCAGGAAATCTGCCTCCTTTATAAGTGCTTGAAATTTGTATCCTTTCAAATGGGTTCGACGATTGTAATAGAGATTACTGGTGCTACCAGTGTCCACTGGCTCCCTTCTACTTTAGTAAACAAAAGAGCATCAATCTCCATTTTATTTGGAGTTAGGTCCCCCAGTTAACAGACTGAATTTTGAGATGCGGCCATGTGATCAGCTGAGTCACCTGGAAGGTGTATTCTCTCTGCCCTTCCTTCTTTTGGCTTGTGGCACGGATTTCATAGAGGACTACCAGCTCTCCTGGATCATGAGATGACCTTGAGAATGAAAGCCAGATGCTAGGATGATGGAGCAGAAAGATGAGGGAGCAGTGCCTCTGATGACTGTGGAGTCACCACAGTAGTCCTGGACAGTCTTCCTTGGAACTCATATTTGTTGGCCTAAAacaaattgatatttctccagcaaagatgggtTTACTTAGGATCAGCAAAGAATTGCAGTTCAGGATCTGCTACCATGGTGCTgccgtgtgtgtgctaagtcgcttcatttgtgtccgactctctgtgactccgtggactgtagtctgccaggattctctgtccatgggattctctaggcaagactactggagtgggctgccatgccctcctccaggggatcttcctgacccacggatcaaacctgtgtctcttatgtctcctgcattggcagacaggtttttttcccagcaccacctgggaagcccagccatgGCGCTAGCCACATACAGTTCCTCTCAGGGCAAGGAAAGGAgagtgctttttatttatttatttagttcgGCTGTGTcaagcagcttgtgggatctgagttccctagCTAAATGATTGAACTTGGGCCACAACAGTGAAAGCGCAGTGCACAGTGTCCTGACCACCAGACCCCAGGGAACTCCAACCTCCGAccacacccctgccccccaccagccTCCCATGCTTTTTATGTGGAGGGAAGTAGGCAGGCTATATTAAACAAAGGATCTATGGCTTTTCATTGGTTGAATCTTTGCCACGAAAGTCTTTCTTCCTCACAGGGCATGAGCACTTCCCCTTCTGGTCTTCCAGCTTTATTTAACTGTTGAGTCATTTTGATAGAGAAATTTGTCTTATTCAAGCTGCTGTTACTTGGCCTggactgttttttgttttatggaACCAAATCTATCCTAATAGTCCTCGTGTATGATTACTCGAACTAAGGTTCCAGTCTTTGAACCCTTTCCCCAAGGTGGGGATCACCACTTTCACAGATGGGTTTTATTCAGTATCAAAGGATATGTTTCTAATTGGGAACTATTTCAGCCCAAATTAATCTCAATGATTTTAGCCAGTTCcttcttttgttattatttaggcaagagagagagagaagagaaagtccTTTCTAAtcttgatataaaaatattttcctatacaTTCTTCAAATAATGttaaagtttgtttttccatttagacctttaatcccAGATAACTCTGAAGGAGCATcatagaaaaatgggaaaagcatCAGAGAATGGGCTTTTATTGGGCTCCCCACACGTGATCACGGGGAGCGCTTGTGTGGCTGGCTGGGTCCTATGACATTTCTCTGTCTTTGGAAAGCCCTTTCCAAATTAATGGGACAACTTGCCTTGGCCATGTAGAAACATGCTTTTGGACACAAATTTGAGAAATCCCTATGAAATAGGAATAACCAAAGGAAACATCTGAAATTATTAAAAGACTTTTAAATCCTTGGTTTCTTTTTGACCATTTATGCATTTTCAGTGAtgtcagaatatttttaaaaatgtaatgaatgCCTATTGATCTGTATAAGATAATTTTGCTAAAGCCTTCATCTCAGAAGTTCACTCTTCAATAtttccccccccccaaattcCTACCTTCAAAGTAACACATACATTGAGAGAGACGAAGAGCTCCTGTTACATTTGGGGTGGGGTGAATGGGAGATGTTTTTGAATCTACTAGCAAAGAGTTCAAGCTCAGAGTCACTGATCTGCTCAGATTTCTAACCCATGTGAACCCTCAACACACTTTCTCTAATTCTACCAGATGTAGCCAAGCTGTTCAGACAGAGTTCATCAACTCATAAGCTGCTTTAGTTACAGACTGCTTGCTTTATATTACATGGGATGGATTTCCAGAAGTTCTTTTGATTTGTAGTTTGCTTATTTACTCCAAGAAATTGTTAAGAAATAGTCTGGACTAGTGGGCCTTTATCTTTGTTTGCCCTAAGAGATGTTCAAAGTATCAAAACATTTGGTAAATTAAATACAATACAGTGTAGATTCTGACATTGTTAGTTTAGACTTTAGAGAGAAAAAGCTCTGACTTGAAATGGAGGAAAAGTAGTAAGGAAGAAGCATATggcttgaaaacaatttttttcttcctctgaaataAAATGTGATTGCCCAGCCTTACTGAGATCCAGGAAATCTCAGAATAAAGTTAAATATGCTCTTGTAATACAACCCAGCACAAAGGAAACCTGGTTTCCTTTCCTGCAGATTTAGAGGCCATGCTATTTTATTGAGTATCCCCTATGTGTTTGGTACTTTACTGGCCCAACTCTTTGTGCAAAAAGTCTTAACCAACCCATTACCAACTCTAATGGCAAAGCAGAGAATTTAGTGATAGTCCTTGCAGCAGATACAAGTGTTCAAAGAGGTACATTGGTTGTCATCTGCTTCTCTATCCTTTCAAGTAAGAATAAATACTTGAGACTTAGGAGACATTCTCATTTCTACCAATTCTTAACTTTCAACAACCAAAAATAAGCACCATTATAAAATGAGATAGAAAACATCAAAAACTCGTCTATCTCTGAAGCTTCCATTTTGCCCAGAGACAGACAGAAGTAATTCATTGATGAGCTTATGTCACTGGCATAGTTCTCATCATCTGATTCTGTAGCCTAGAATAGCATCTGAGAACTTGGAAAGTTAGTCTTCTGCTACCGCATGTTGTAGAAGACTGAATCACTCCATCATATTGCTTCTTTTAACCCTTCAAATGGAGACTTTCAGGCTTGGGATGAATATAGATGAATAAGAGATGGAATATTGAATAAAGTTCAGGAGTAGGGTAGAATTTGAAACAATGAGAAAGTgacccatttatttttatttatttggctgtgctgggtattaGTTgcctcatgcaggatctttagttgtggcatgtgggatctagttccccaaccagggattgaacccaggctccctgcattgggagcatggagtcttaaccattggaccaccaggaaactcccatttattaatttacactgaaaatt
Proteins encoded in this window:
- the CFL2 gene encoding cofilin-2; the protein is MASGVTVNDEVIKVFNDMKVRKSSTQEEIKKRKKAVLFCLSDDKRQIIVEEAKQILVGDIGDTVEDPYTSFVKLLPLNDCRYALYDATYETKESKKEDLVFIFWAPESAPLKSKMIYASSKDAIKKKFTGIKHEWQVNGLDDIKDRSTLGEKLGGNVVVSLEGKPL